A genomic segment from Gracilimonas sediminicola encodes:
- the mobF gene encoding MobF family relaxase yields the protein MIRMFQSQTVEQAKTYFNEALSKADYYIDDQELNGRFHGKLSARLGIENDIVERTVFHKLCDNIHPITGDNLTPRTVDNRRVGYDISFHCPKSVSILHAFGDDDRVLDSFRKSVHETMREMEADMQTRVRIDGQNHDRDTGELLWTDFIHQTARPVDDHPPDPHLHCHCFTFNATWDETEHRIKAGQFHNIKRDMPWYQARFQKRLADKLSELGYGIRKTGRSFEVSIVPQKAIEHFSKRTNAIGQTAKELGITDPEELDQLGARTRGKKQSSRSMPELKKSWVGQLKNVGIDHHLNEEIETTLPDLNSGQCIDHALSHSFARKSVERDRRILAEGYLHGIDSKAVSLDDIDQAFEQDDRVFKVPDGKDKLCTTIPVQAEEKRMVKLAKDMRGTVNPISPIMNETVFENLNDEQAVAVKHILKSNDRLIMVRGGAGTGKTTMMKSAVKLIEETERRVYAFAPTADASRDMLRSEGFEKADTVARLLKDDKLQSEIKDQVIWIDEAGMLGTKDMGDILELADDLNARVILTGDTRQHTSVQRGDAMRILRQVAGIPIPSVNRIYRQKGKEYREAVEAISSGDISGGFDKLESLGCIEEIETNDVSKQLANDYLQAQKEKRSALVISPTNEQAQLVTDGIRQGLKNSGELEDKDRPYSRLKNLYYSNAQKKDWRSYSKGQVVQLHQNMPGLKKGSQATVSYVDDKNVKIAQDGQTHSLDLFRPDDFDVYKSFEINLSKGDRIRITKNGFDNNGRRLNNGKILEVDSFSRQGDIRLKTPNRRNGTVYEIDKGFGNFNHAYCITSYASQGKTVDRVLIAQPSATFPASNMKQFYVSVSRGREAVKIYTDDKKDLLQTIHKEGDRMSVHELEELDQGRTQSKTKTITPNKGDYEPDI from the coding sequence ATGATACGAATGTTTCAAAGTCAAACTGTGGAGCAGGCTAAGACCTACTTTAACGAAGCTCTCAGTAAGGCGGATTATTACATTGATGACCAGGAATTGAACGGACGCTTTCATGGAAAGCTGTCCGCTCGTCTTGGTATTGAAAATGATATTGTTGAACGCACTGTCTTTCACAAACTGTGTGATAACATTCACCCCATCACGGGGGACAATCTAACACCTCGAACGGTTGATAATCGCCGGGTTGGATATGACATTTCGTTTCACTGTCCAAAGTCTGTCTCCATCCTTCACGCCTTCGGTGATGACGACAGAGTTTTGGATTCCTTTAGAAAAAGTGTTCATGAAACAATGCGAGAAATGGAAGCTGATATGCAGACCAGAGTTCGCATTGATGGACAAAATCATGACCGAGATACCGGGGAATTATTATGGACAGATTTTATTCATCAAACGGCAAGACCGGTTGATGACCATCCCCCTGATCCGCATCTGCATTGTCACTGTTTTACCTTTAATGCGACATGGGATGAGACCGAACATCGTATTAAGGCCGGACAATTTCATAACATCAAAAGAGACATGCCGTGGTACCAAGCCAGGTTCCAAAAAAGGTTAGCCGATAAACTGTCTGAACTGGGTTATGGGATACGAAAAACGGGCAGAAGTTTTGAGGTGTCAATCGTTCCCCAAAAAGCGATTGAGCACTTCTCAAAACGCACCAATGCTATTGGTCAAACGGCTAAAGAATTAGGCATTACTGATCCAGAAGAACTCGATCAATTAGGGGCGCGCACCAGAGGCAAAAAACAATCCTCACGATCAATGCCTGAGCTTAAAAAATCATGGGTCGGGCAGCTGAAAAATGTCGGCATAGATCACCACCTAAATGAAGAGATTGAAACCACGCTCCCAGACCTGAATTCAGGTCAATGTATTGACCATGCTTTGAGTCATTCATTTGCTAGAAAATCGGTTGAACGAGACCGTAGAATTTTGGCTGAAGGATACCTGCATGGTATCGATTCAAAAGCCGTGTCATTGGATGACATTGACCAAGCATTTGAACAAGATGATCGGGTATTCAAAGTCCCTGATGGGAAAGATAAATTATGTACCACTATTCCCGTGCAAGCGGAAGAAAAACGCATGGTTAAATTGGCAAAGGATATGCGAGGCACTGTCAATCCAATCAGCCCGATTATGAATGAAACCGTATTCGAGAATTTAAATGATGAACAAGCGGTTGCCGTCAAACATATCCTCAAATCCAACGACCGTTTGATAATGGTACGTGGTGGTGCGGGAACGGGTAAGACCACCATGATGAAATCGGCTGTCAAGCTCATAGAAGAGACTGAGAGACGTGTCTATGCCTTTGCCCCGACTGCGGACGCCTCACGGGACATGTTGCGCTCTGAGGGCTTTGAAAAGGCTGATACCGTTGCTCGGCTTTTAAAAGATGACAAGCTACAATCAGAGATTAAAGATCAAGTCATTTGGATTGATGAGGCCGGAATGCTTGGTACAAAAGATATGGGTGATATTTTAGAGTTAGCTGATGATCTGAATGCCCGGGTGATACTGACCGGGGATACTCGTCAGCACACGTCAGTCCAACGTGGTGATGCCATGCGTATCCTAAGACAGGTGGCAGGGATTCCAATCCCCTCTGTAAACCGTATCTATCGCCAAAAAGGAAAAGAATATCGTGAAGCTGTTGAGGCCATCAGTTCAGGGGATATATCAGGGGGATTTGATAAACTGGAGTCATTGGGATGTATTGAAGAAATTGAAACCAATGACGTCTCAAAACAATTGGCCAATGATTATTTACAAGCCCAAAAAGAAAAGCGTTCTGCACTGGTGATCTCTCCCACCAATGAACAAGCTCAACTGGTAACGGATGGCATAAGACAAGGATTAAAAAACAGTGGTGAATTAGAAGACAAAGATCGCCCCTACTCTCGATTGAAAAACCTCTACTATTCGAATGCACAAAAGAAAGACTGGCGTTCTTACTCTAAAGGTCAAGTTGTTCAGCTTCATCAGAATATGCCGGGATTGAAAAAGGGATCACAAGCCACAGTCAGTTATGTCGATGATAAGAACGTTAAGATCGCCCAAGATGGTCAGACGCATTCACTCGATTTATTCCGCCCTGATGATTTCGATGTTTATAAATCTTTTGAGATTAATCTCTCTAAAGGTGACCGTATTCGCATTACCAAGAATGGCTTTGATAACAATGGCCGTCGCTTGAATAATGGTAAGATTTTGGAAGTGGACAGCTTTAGCCGTCAGGGTGATATTCGATTAAAGACGCCAAATCGCAGAAATGGCACTGTGTATGAAATTGATAAAGGTTTTGGCAATTTCAATCATGCCTATTGTATTACTTCCTATGCCTCCCAGGGCAAGACAGTAGATCGGGTATTGATTGCTCAACCCTCTGCCACCTTCCCGGCCTCCAACATGAAACAGTTCTATGTTTCAGTCTCTCGTGGCCGTGAGGCTGTCAAAATCTATACCGATGATAAAAAGGATCTTCTGCAAACGATCCACAAAGAAGGTGACCGTATGTCAGTCCATGAACTTGAAGAGTTAGATCAAGGTCGTACCCAATCCAAAACAAAAACCATCACACCTAATAAAGGAGATTATGAACCGGATATCTAA
- a CDS encoding antirestriction protein ArdA gives MNTPCVYVACLASYNNGILHGSWIDCANDPEDIETDIQKMLKASPIEMAEEWQIHDFEYFCGFDPSGYPPEKLSQFALFIEEHDILGAELLDIHGDIDKAKEVLEDNYLGCYESLSDYAEELTSGCYDIPRCLEYYIDYDSMAQDMELNGEFYSIQTEHDEHHLFIN, from the coding sequence ATGAATACACCTTGTGTTTATGTAGCCTGTTTAGCCTCTTACAATAACGGCATACTTCATGGTTCATGGATTGATTGTGCAAATGATCCGGAGGATATCGAAACAGATATCCAAAAGATGCTAAAAGCCTCACCGATTGAAATGGCTGAAGAGTGGCAAATCCATGACTTTGAATATTTCTGTGGTTTTGATCCAAGTGGTTATCCGCCAGAGAAACTCAGCCAATTTGCACTGTTCATTGAAGAGCATGATATCCTTGGCGCAGAGCTTTTAGATATTCATGGTGATATTGATAAAGCGAAAGAGGTATTGGAAGACAACTATCTTGGTTGCTATGAAAGCCTCTCTGATTATGCAGAAGAGCTAACATCTGGATGCTATGATATTCCCCGATGCTTGGAATACTATATCGACTATGACTCTATGGCTCAAGACATGGAACTCAATGGTGAGTTTTATTCCATTCAAACAGAACATGATGAACATCATCTGTTCATCAATTAG